The window CTCGCCGAGCGCGTGGCGGAAGCTGGCGACGACGCCAGTCATCCCCGCCGCCGCGGATGGGGGGTCGGAGATATCGATCTTGGAGAGATCTTCTTCGGGGGGAAGCTCGTTGCCTGTCACGCCAGGCGGTCCTCGCCGGCATAGACGTTGAACCGTTCCGCGCGCACGAACCCCAGCAACGTCATCCCGCTCTCTCTCGCGAGCTCGACCGCGAGACTCGACGGCGCGCCGATCGCCGCGACGATCGGAATGCCCGCCATGAGCGCCTTCTGAACCAGCTCGAAGCTCACCCGTCCGCTGACGATGAGTATGCGCTCATCAGCCGGAAGGCGGCCCGCCAGCAACTCGGCGCCGATCACCTTGTCGAGCGCATTGTGCCGCCCAACGTCCTCCCGGAGAATGGTCAACCGTCCGTCGAGATCGAACAGCGCCGAGGCGTGCAATCCGCCCGTCGCCGCGAAGAGACGTTGGGCCTCGCGCAGCAGTGCAGGGAGTCGCCGCACGAGCTCGACGTCGACCGTCGGCGCGTCCGTGCGCAGTGTCCACACTGGCGTCGCCCGAAGCGCCGCGGTCGATCGTTTGCCGCAGGCTCCGCAGCTCGAGCTCGTGAACGAATGCCGGTCGAGCCGCGAGAGATCGCTCATGTTGCCTGTCGCGAGCTCCACGCGAATCGCGCCGCTCGAACAGGGATGCACGCCGAGTATGTCTTCGCGCCGGCGAACGATACCCTCGGTGAAGAGATAGCCGGCCGCGAGATCGACGTCGTCACCCGGCGTTCGC of the Gemmatimonadaceae bacterium genome contains:
- the fdhD gene encoding formate dehydrogenase accessory sulfurtransferase FdhD — encoded protein: MGEGVLRFDVRRVDGSTVDASSDVLAVEEPLEIRIAVDGGIPTTVSLTMRTPGDDVDLAAGYLFTEGIVRRREDILGVHPCSSGAIRVELATGNMSDLSRLDRHSFTSSSCGACGKRSTAALRATPVWTLRTDAPTVDVELVRRLPALLREAQRLFAATGGLHASALFDLDGRLTILREDVGRHNALDKVIGAELLAGRLPADERILIVSGRVSFELVQKALMAGIPIVAAIGAPSSLAVELARESGMTLLGFVRAERFNVYAGEDRLA